The Virgibacillus dokdonensis genome includes a window with the following:
- a CDS encoding molecular chaperone TorD family protein gives MLTAQEETYGKLILAQIFTHIWYGDWDNYEQTMNQLPERLLNEFPFHACYDRKETKIWHDNYFSIPGIYFVPPYMSSYREKSETVELDTKQDLLCLIGAYEKLGFYYPLEREAFPDHIGSLTAFITATLKEEAVALEKGDNELVIELADARKEMYDKYLAPCLGVIFKQHQHKFSDSFFKMFIPFYMEEIKGIAHK, from the coding sequence TTGCTCACAGCACAAGAAGAAACTTACGGGAAACTTATTCTAGCGCAAATATTTACCCATATTTGGTATGGTGATTGGGATAATTATGAACAGACAATGAATCAGTTGCCAGAGCGTCTTCTAAATGAATTTCCATTCCATGCTTGTTATGACCGAAAAGAAACGAAAATATGGCATGATAATTATTTTTCTATTCCTGGTATATATTTTGTTCCTCCATATATGTCCAGTTACCGTGAAAAATCAGAAACAGTGGAATTGGATACGAAACAAGATTTACTTTGTTTAATTGGAGCATATGAGAAGCTGGGGTTTTATTATCCATTAGAGCGTGAAGCTTTCCCTGATCATATTGGTAGTTTAACCGCCTTTATTACAGCTACATTAAAGGAAGAAGCAGTTGCACTTGAAAAAGGGGATAATGAACTTGTTATCGAATTAGCGGACGCACGTAAGGAAATGTATGATAAATATTTAGCGCCTTGTTTGGGTGTCATATTTAAGCAACATCAACATAAATTCTCGGATTCATTTTTCAAAA